DNA from Scheffersomyces stipitis CBS 6054 chromosome 1, whole genome shotgun sequence:
CTGAAAACTATTAAATTTGTCTTTGCTGTGACAACAATCGTGTACATTATTGCAATGATAACTTTGGTGAAAGGTATTCGCCATGATAATGAAGTAAATCGGTTCTTCCAACATGTTTGTATGTTGATGAGATATCTTGCAAATGCCATCCATTATCCTACACAGCCAAGGATAATCTAGAGCTCCTACTTAAAGAGTACCCAAAATTAGGGATGTTAGGCGTGGACCGTAATATTGAATGGTGTTATAGCTATAAAGTGTCATTTTAGGGGTTTAGGATTCTCAATATACTGAATAATCATCTGGGTGTAGGCCATTCTCTGTTTGCATCATAAGCTTCAGTCAAGAATACTAAgtatttttcagcttcacTTATAAAAGCTAATCAAGCAAACCGTATACTGGCTTAGGTTTGTAAGGTTCTTCCAAGTATgcgacttcttcatcagttaGCTTAACAGCGAGAGACTTGATTGCATCGTCAACTCTTGCTTCAGAGTTGAGACCGATGATAGGGAAGGCACCCTTGCTCAAAACCCAAGCAGAGGAGATTACAGCCATACTAACCTCATGCTTTttggcaacttcttcaactctctTGATAATTTCCTTGTCGGCCTCAGTCAAGTTTGCCAAACCAAAGAACTCTATTGCCAAGTCAGTGTCGACAGATCTGTTATGGTCAGATTCTACACCAAGAGGTCTAGCCAAAAGACCTCTGGCAATTGGAGACCATGGAATCAAGCCAACCTTACCAAGGGAGTTATCGTTACAGAAAGGAATCATTTCTCTCTCTTCCTCACGGTAGATTaagttgtagaagtttTGCATACTGATGAACTTAGTCCAGCCATTCTTATCAGCAATGAATTGCAATTCAACGAAATCAGCGGCTCTCATAGAAGAAGCACCGATATACCTGACATCACCATTAGAAACTACGTCGTTCAAAGCTTTCATGATTTCAGCCTTTGGAGTCGACTTATCCAATCTGTGAATTTGCAAGACATCAATGTAGGTTCCCAATCTTTCAACTGAACCTTTGACGGCATCGAAAATATGCTTTCTCGACAAACCTTGGTTATGGACAAACTCATAGGATGGATAATCGTATTGTGTTACAGGGTTTAAATCAGGGATACTTGTGTCAATTAGACAGAAGCACTTCGTTAAAATTACCACTTTCTCTCTTTGAATAttgtacttcttcaaaaacttACCCAAGATAACTTCCGATTGACCATTGGAGTACAAGTCAGCAGTATCAAAAGTTCTAATACCAGAGTCGTAGcactttttcaagattttgaagatctgttcttcatcttccattACCCAGTCGGCCCAAACTTTCTTACCGTAGGACATGCATCCCACAATGATAGGAGAAATAGCCAAACCAGAGGCACCAAGCTTTTTGtattcaattgaagaagacattcTGATTAAAGAGTAGTCACAATTGAGAATTCTTTTTTTAGGGATTCTTGTCGAGAGCGGCTCCTTATGtagttttcaaattttcgAATCTCCAGGTTTCAATCTCGGAGATCtattatttatttttgaAGGCTATACCACCGAGTTATCACCGAAGTTGAGGTCCCCAATATCATGGAGAAAAGCTGTACTCTTAGATAATTTCTGAACTCAAGGAATTATTGCCGGGACATCACATTTCTGGTAATTTCAAGTAGAAGAGCTGTACTCCGAAAGTGCTTTTATCCGTTAGTAGGAATTAATGGGGTGATTTGGTACCAATCAATTCACGTCCATGCTTTTGAACACATTTCTGTGATATCTTTCCTGCAAGTTCCGAAACAATGTTGTTCAATCCGATTGGCCATCATATCAATCACGGCCATCTTCCTCGATGCCTTCCCTAGTTTAACCTTGCTCTTTTGTGCACATTCTCTTTTAAGTCTCCTTTGTATTCGCTATGaattttctttctcttgtttaATCACATCTTCTGGTGACGACACAAgaattcgcagccattttcaataatattGCTGCTTTTTCCACTCACTCACACGAGACCAAGAGAACCAGTTCCACCGAATCTCTATAGTGTCCCTAATCTGTCTTATACGGACTCCAAAGTATATTCCAGGGTATTTCCGTCAAATCAGACAAGCTTACACCGCTTACAGGAAGTACTCCGATGCACTGGTTATGTTCCTGGATATATATGGCATTGATCTTGTAAGATGGGAATACATATTTAAATGCTGCTCTAAATTCGTCCTCTAAATATTCCCGATCTTGCCTCATTAAACGTCTCACCAAAGTCGAACGCAAGAACACGTCCTCGTTCTAGCTGCTAAAGTTAATTGTGGCatgagtgaaaaatccaggttcaatttctttgctgGTTTACATGTTCCTCTTGCTGATGGGTCATTTTGGTATAAGATGAGATTCTTTTTCCATAATTTGGGTAGCTCTGATACACAGCTGAAATCTTCTCTACTGTTGGTTGTTCTTTAAATTGTatatagaagaaattgatagCTAAGCAGAGGTCTACAGAGCTGGAATCAGACTATACCATGAAGTCACAGAATTCTTGTAACTAACAGGAAATGAATGGAATCTCtatattgaagttgattgtTTAAATGATGTACCTTCGTGTTCTTTAACTTTATTTGTATTTTTGAATGCAAAGAAACTTGTTTTTGCAACTGGAAGTGCAAGTTGCAACAAAATTCGCTTATTTTGGTAGCCCTCTAAAAAGCCCCAGAGCCGCCTAATCGGTTCCGAGTCG
Protein-coding regions in this window:
- the IFD4 gene encoding aryl-alcohol dehydrogenase (AAD4) (Voltage-gated shaker-like K+ channel, subunit beta/KCNAB aryl-alcohol dehydrogenases), with protein sequence MSSSIEYKKLGASGLAISPIIVGCMSYGKKVWADWVMEDEEQIFKILKKCYDSGIRTFDTADLYSNGQSEVILGKFLKKYNIQREKVVILTKCFCLIDTSIPDLNPVTQYDYPSYEFVHNQGLSRKHIFDAVKGSVERLGTYIDVLQIHRLDKSTPKAEIMKALNDVVSNGDVRYIGASSMRAADFVELQFIADKNGWTKFISMQNFYNLIYREEEREMIPFCNDNSLGKVGLIPWSPIARGLLARPLGVESDHNRSVDTDLAIEFFGLANLTEADKEIIKRVEEVAKKHEVSMAVISSAWVLSKGAFPIIGLNSEARVDDAIKSLAVKLTDEEVAYLEEPYKPKPVYGLLD